In Myxococcus stipitatus, the following are encoded in one genomic region:
- a CDS encoding LysR family transcriptional regulator, whose translation MALTPLNELAVFIAVARHKSFTRAAKELGVSTSAVSHTVRLLEERAGGALLSRTTRSVSLTDMGQRLLERAGPGLEAALSALDHLSADASEVTGTLRLTVPFVSIAPVLEPVLPRFIQEHPHVRVEVRVNDRFVNIVQEGLDAGIRLAESVERDMVQVRLTPPFRFLIVGSPAYLKKRGTPTRPEDLEHHDCISFRAPTTGLVYHWELERGRRELRVPVKGPLVADQAQFMLRMATAGVGLAYLAEIEAEQALRSGAVRAVLEDWAPSVPGLFLYYPHRTRASPPLRAFINVARKVLSVK comes from the coding sequence ATGGCCCTGACGCCCCTGAACGAACTGGCCGTGTTCATCGCCGTCGCCCGGCACAAGAGCTTCACCCGCGCGGCGAAGGAGCTCGGAGTCTCCACCTCGGCGGTGAGCCACACCGTGAGGCTCCTCGAGGAGCGCGCCGGCGGGGCCCTGCTCTCCCGGACCACGCGCAGCGTATCGCTCACGGACATGGGTCAGCGGCTGCTGGAGCGCGCCGGGCCCGGGCTGGAGGCAGCGCTCAGTGCGCTCGACCACTTGTCCGCCGATGCCTCGGAGGTGACGGGCACGCTGCGGCTCACCGTCCCATTCGTCTCCATCGCTCCGGTGCTCGAGCCCGTGCTGCCTCGCTTCATCCAGGAGCATCCCCACGTGCGTGTGGAGGTGCGCGTGAATGACCGGTTCGTGAACATCGTCCAGGAGGGGCTCGACGCGGGCATCCGGCTGGCCGAGTCCGTCGAGCGCGACATGGTGCAGGTCCGGCTCACGCCGCCCTTCCGCTTCCTCATCGTCGGGTCGCCCGCGTACCTCAAGAAGCGAGGGACTCCCACGCGGCCGGAGGACCTGGAACATCACGACTGCATCAGCTTCCGAGCCCCCACGACAGGGCTCGTCTACCACTGGGAGCTGGAGCGAGGACGCCGGGAGCTGCGTGTCCCCGTGAAGGGGCCTCTGGTCGCGGACCAGGCGCAGTTCATGCTGCGCATGGCCACCGCGGGCGTGGGGCTCGCGTACCTCGCGGAGATTGAAGCCGAGCAGGCCTTGCGCTCGGGCGCGGTTCGGGCCGTGCTGGAGGACTGGGCTCCGTCCGTGCCGGGCCTGTTCCTGTACTACCCCCACCGCACCCGTGCCTCGCCGCCCCTGCGCGCCTTCATCAACGTGGCGCGCAAGGTCCTCTCCGTGAAGTGA
- a CDS encoding aldo/keto reductase, producing the protein MTTNTTKRIDSLARYHLLGRSGLRVSPLALGTMTFGTEWGWGSPKDTAHRLLARYLEAGGNFLDTADGYTGGTSEEIIGDYFAKQGGRDSAVIATKFTINTIPGDPNAGGNGRKNIRRALDASLRRLKTDYVDLYWLHAWDGITPLEEVMQTMSDLVSAGKIRYIGLSDVPAWYFARAQTLAERQGWERVAALQLEYSLLERNIEREHIPAALALGASITPWSPLGSGMLSGKYSREGVTAKGEGRLPAIQGGGNPGLVKLFTERNWGIVDTLLEVARELDKPPAQVALAWVTRRPGVASTIIGATKLEQLEANLHALDVEIPPAQAARLEAASRPELVHPYIFFEDAFFSGGMFSGGTSVRAEPTWFRPAVR; encoded by the coding sequence ATGACGACGAACACGACGAAGCGCATCGACTCGCTGGCCCGGTACCACCTGCTGGGACGCTCGGGGCTGCGAGTGAGCCCGTTGGCGCTGGGGACCATGACGTTCGGCACGGAGTGGGGCTGGGGCAGCCCCAAGGACACGGCGCACAGGCTGCTGGCCCGCTACCTGGAGGCGGGTGGCAACTTCCTCGACACGGCGGACGGCTACACGGGTGGGACGAGCGAGGAGATCATCGGGGACTACTTCGCGAAGCAGGGCGGGCGCGACAGCGCCGTCATCGCGACGAAGTTCACCATCAACACGATTCCCGGGGACCCGAACGCGGGAGGCAATGGCCGCAAGAACATCCGCCGGGCTCTGGACGCGTCGCTGCGTCGGCTGAAGACGGACTACGTGGACCTGTACTGGCTGCACGCGTGGGACGGCATCACTCCGCTCGAGGAGGTGATGCAGACGATGTCGGACCTCGTGAGCGCGGGGAAGATTCGCTACATCGGGTTGTCGGACGTGCCGGCCTGGTACTTCGCTCGGGCGCAGACGCTGGCGGAGCGCCAGGGATGGGAGCGGGTGGCCGCGCTCCAGCTCGAGTACTCGCTGTTGGAGCGGAATATCGAGCGTGAGCACATCCCGGCCGCGCTGGCGCTCGGGGCGAGCATCACGCCCTGGAGTCCGTTGGGCTCCGGGATGTTGTCGGGCAAGTACTCGCGAGAAGGCGTCACGGCGAAGGGCGAGGGACGGCTCCCGGCCATCCAGGGTGGAGGGAACCCGGGGCTGGTGAAGCTCTTCACGGAGCGGAACTGGGGCATCGTCGACACGCTGTTGGAGGTGGCGCGAGAGCTGGACAAGCCCCCCGCGCAGGTGGCGCTGGCGTGGGTGACGCGGCGGCCGGGTGTGGCTTCGACCATCATCGGTGCGACGAAGCTGGAGCAACTCGAGGCGAACCTGCACGCGCTGGATGTGGAGATTCCGCCGGCGCAGGCGGCTCGACTGGAAGCGGCCAGCCGCCCGGAGCTGGTCCACCCGTACATCTTCTTCGAGGATGCGTTCTTCAGCGGGGGCATGTTCAGCGGCGGGACGTCCGTCCGCGCGGAGCCGACCTGGTTCCGCCCGGCGGTGCGCTGA